In Bifidobacterium sp. ESL0775, the following are encoded in one genomic region:
- a CDS encoding prephenate dehydratase domain-containing protein yields the protein MDARSIADDRQVSSVKPRTLFFLGPQGSFTHQAAAMAARRLGQPGGNGVSLEARENVPAIIRDVEAGLGWGVIAWENSVEGYVVPNLDAVIDANDVAGLARLSVDIAFDAFVRPRSGDADDGNEDSEIHPYGLDGNGKESPNHHDVLREVVAHPHGLAQCTRFARERHLTPVPASSNAAACRDVKPGQVALGPALCGELYGLETLERNVQDFGGANTDFLVVAPRDAVRRRLQDERCDSVVDYETIIAVVPLSTGPGVIAELLDAVRDEGLNMTSLMSRPIKGHAGTYSFIITLDAAPWQNNFNHLLSQIVAKGDWVKTLAVYPRGEHPNPPVDTWMLPQGGVCLKRTQAGKVETKEERELLW from the coding sequence ATGGACGCACGCAGCATCGCCGATGATAGGCAGGTTTCATCCGTTAAGCCAAGGACCTTGTTTTTTCTAGGGCCGCAAGGATCATTCACCCATCAGGCGGCGGCCATGGCGGCGCGTCGGCTCGGGCAACCGGGTGGCAATGGGGTTTCGCTTGAGGCGCGTGAGAACGTGCCGGCCATCATCCGCGACGTCGAGGCGGGCCTTGGCTGGGGCGTCATCGCTTGGGAGAACAGCGTCGAGGGCTACGTCGTGCCGAATCTCGATGCCGTGATCGACGCCAACGATGTGGCCGGTCTGGCCCGTCTGAGCGTCGATATCGCGTTCGACGCCTTTGTGCGTCCGCGAAGTGGCGATGCCGATGATGGCAACGAGGACTCGGAGATTCACCCTTATGGCTTGGACGGTAACGGCAAAGAATCCCCCAATCATCATGATGTATTACGTGAGGTCGTGGCGCATCCGCACGGTCTGGCGCAATGCACAAGATTCGCCCGAGAACGCCATCTGACGCCAGTGCCCGCCTCATCCAACGCGGCGGCCTGCCGGGATGTGAAACCGGGGCAGGTGGCGCTTGGACCGGCCTTATGCGGCGAACTCTATGGACTTGAGACGCTGGAACGCAATGTGCAGGACTTTGGCGGCGCCAACACGGATTTCCTTGTCGTGGCTCCGCGCGATGCGGTGCGTCGCAGGTTGCAGGACGAGCGGTGTGACAGTGTCGTCGATTACGAGACCATCATCGCCGTGGTGCCGTTGAGCACCGGCCCTGGCGTCATTGCCGAACTGCTTGACGCGGTGCGTGACGAGGGGCTCAACATGACCAGCCTCATGTCGCGGCCAATCAAAGGCCATGCGGGCACCTACAGCTTCATCATCACGCTCGACGCCGCCCCATGGCAAAACAATTTCAACCACCTGCTCTCGCAGATCGTGGCCAAAGGCGATTGGGTCAAGACCCTGGCCGTCTACCCGCGAGGTGAGCACCCGAACCCGCCGGTCGACACGTGGATGCTGCCGCAGGGCGGGGTATGCCTGAAACGCACGCAGGCTGGCAAGGTCGAGACGAAAGAGGAAAGGGAACTGCTGTGGTGA
- a CDS encoding prephenate dehydrogenase/arogenate dehydrogenase family protein, with protein MVRSVGIVGLGLIGGSLARRLVQREVEVVAWNHTERPYAAAREDGITCVDSLEDLAIARPEVLFLCNPLKAMPEMLQRLAPMLDREATTLSDVGSVKGMVRQQVEAAGLGDCYVGAHPMAGTEFSGFAASDPAIYDDALWAVTVDENTDYQRFLKVATLITGVIGNRVIVLDDTTHDRAAAMISHAPHVVSTAFINELSESQDRNIAAALAAGSWRDMTRVALTDPARTRAMIEEDADNVEALLRDLAARLTLFADDLHAHDDAALTQFFEAGQPFRDYKAHERELQNSEESSVINRPGDSQGSNDFNEPGGQNDAERKVVAIPETDWQRTFLDSARRGEHVVRFIQPWQVEVETRSKV; from the coding sequence GTGGTGAGATCAGTCGGGATTGTGGGCCTCGGGCTCATCGGCGGCTCGCTGGCCAGAAGGTTGGTCCAGCGCGAGGTCGAGGTCGTCGCGTGGAACCACACCGAACGCCCGTACGCCGCGGCTCGCGAGGACGGCATCACCTGCGTAGACTCGCTTGAGGACTTGGCCATAGCCAGGCCCGAGGTCCTTTTCCTGTGCAACCCGCTGAAGGCCATGCCCGAGATGCTTCAGCGGCTGGCTCCGATGCTCGACCGTGAGGCCACCACGTTGAGCGATGTCGGCAGCGTCAAGGGGATGGTGCGCCAGCAGGTCGAGGCCGCCGGACTTGGAGATTGCTACGTCGGCGCGCACCCGATGGCCGGCACCGAGTTCTCGGGATTCGCGGCCAGTGACCCCGCGATATACGACGACGCGCTCTGGGCCGTGACGGTTGACGAAAACACGGATTACCAGCGGTTCCTGAAGGTTGCCACGTTGATCACCGGCGTCATCGGCAACCGCGTCATCGTGCTGGACGACACCACCCACGACCGCGCCGCCGCGATGATCTCCCACGCCCCGCACGTCGTCTCCACGGCGTTCATCAACGAGCTGAGCGAGAGCCAGGACCGCAACATCGCCGCCGCGCTCGCCGCCGGCTCCTGGCGTGACATGACTCGTGTGGCCCTGACCGACCCGGCCCGCACCCGCGCGATGATCGAGGAAGACGCCGACAATGTCGAGGCGTTGCTGCGAGATCTGGCCGCCCGTTTGACGTTGTTCGCTGACGACCTGCACGCCCATGACGATGCCGCTCTGACGCAGTTCTTCGAGGCAGGCCAGCCGTTCCGTGATTACAAGGCCCATGAGCGTGAGCTTCAAAATTCCGAAGAATCCAGCGTGATTAATAGGCCAGGCGACTCTCAAGGTTCCAATGATTTCAACGAACCAGGCGGCCAAAACGATGCCGAGCGCAAAGTCGTCGCCATCCCCGAGACCGACTGGCAGCGCACGTTCCTAGATTCCGCCCGCCGCGGCGAGCACGTCGTCCGTTTCATCCAGCCATGGCAGGTAGAGGTCGAGACCCGTTCCAAGGTATGA
- a CDS encoding BspA family leucine-rich repeat surface protein encodes MTRGGPSVGPQSGCAARAGTWGAAGWDFGADCTLTIHGGDTGSTPSSTPFGTGSTSGTIANTAVSVAVDGNLTINSQSAFDSWTSLRRLTTAPAGHLKLTGPAGYRMFAYDAALTTLDATGWDTSQTTSTWGMFSNCTQLASLVLSGWDLTGIRGDNGMSYMFSSDPSLTTIGTHGWKIDDHTTWCLPGAFQSAINLKAIDVSGWDLSGATSLKKLLYGCAKLTSITGLDTWTTTSITNMESLFDGCAKLTSIDVSHFDTHNTNNMSAMFNGCARLATIPGLGTRDTTSLASISGMFNGCASLTSLDLSGWDMRALRYAENPFTGATSLDTLDTHGWTVSNTTIGALASGQSFKSAPNLWTIDVSGWRNTETLSSLAGLFDGCAKLTSITGLDTWTTTNVTSMDYMFRNCPNLAVFDLSSFDISHVLYMRSMFKGDTNLKSLDLSGWDTGHLPNFGVSNLLPSGLRMLALGPNTRLQDQAITISGTTWPNSFYSVNQNINWMQTVSFDLGTAVVGTVGLTPALASKAGTNPAGFYIDEKYVGADLVVDANGGAGSYSREYSTWDTAQTVSAPAANRLTGHKPHAVFAGWNTCRQGGTTGGCVQYAPGETIKDLGLREYFPEQTITIYAQWRTLTAPTGLQAKCHKSTGVDITGTSTTSDTVSACLTAGDCVDATRDGAAWDAGFTASRFTTRYPIGSPYRVTARTSAHDDTTNTTVTSPDSVLQGTLDYTTTTLATDGGTGNVPAIPAVLTDSDTDQADVTLPKLALTSDGGLAYAGHLLAGWHHLTGKTTPEYNTPGTVSIPTTDGTTTNGHTSVTLHPVWATISTPAFTTVGRQAGDNRIAATGTALPWTSADTIKVCIKPTGSPGTPDCQTATWTPSSSGWNGTDSHTWSYTFPRSTTLDKAGGYDLTATLVTNDAWRTSTTTVNSQDATAPNTRISGLYTSSLPLTGGQPQRLAAFLAAGLGLALLLLAAANWLRHQRQAKARHSR; translated from the coding sequence TTGACGCGTGGCGGGCCATCCGTGGGCCCGCAGTCCGGTTGCGCGGCGCGGGCCGGCACGTGGGGCGCGGCCGGATGGGACTTCGGCGCGGACTGCACGCTGACCATCCACGGCGGCGACACCGGCTCCACCCCAAGCTCCACGCCCTTCGGCACCGGCTCAACATCAGGAACGATCGCTAACACCGCGGTCAGCGTGGCCGTCGACGGCAACCTTACCATCAACTCCCAAAGCGCGTTCGACTCCTGGACCTCCCTGCGGCGCCTCACCACGGCCCCGGCCGGCCACCTCAAACTCACCGGCCCGGCCGGATACCGCATGTTCGCCTACGACGCCGCCCTCACCACCCTCGACGCCACCGGCTGGGACACCAGCCAAACCACCAGCACGTGGGGCATGTTCAGCAACTGCACCCAACTGGCCAGCCTGGTCCTGTCCGGATGGGACCTCACCGGCATCCGCGGCGACAACGGCATGTCGTACATGTTCAGCAGCGACCCCAGCCTCACCACCATCGGCACCCATGGCTGGAAGATCGACGACCACACCACTTGGTGCCTGCCCGGCGCCTTCCAGTCAGCCATTAACCTGAAGGCCATCGACGTGTCCGGCTGGGACCTGTCCGGCGCCACCAGCCTGAAGAAGCTCCTCTACGGCTGCGCCAAACTCACCAGCATCACCGGCCTGGACACCTGGACCACCACCAGCATCACCAACATGGAAAGCCTGTTCGACGGCTGCGCCAAACTCACCAGCATCGACGTCAGCCACTTCGACACCCACAACACCAACAACATGAGCGCCATGTTCAACGGCTGCGCCAGACTGGCCACAATCCCCGGCCTGGGCACCCGCGACACCACCAGCCTCGCCAGCATAAGCGGCATGTTCAACGGCTGCGCCAGCCTCACCAGCCTCGACCTGTCCGGCTGGGACATGCGCGCCCTCCGATACGCCGAGAACCCGTTCACCGGCGCCACCAGCCTCGACACCCTCGACACCCACGGCTGGACCGTCAGCAACACCACCATCGGCGCCCTGGCAAGCGGCCAATCCTTCAAGAGCGCGCCCAACCTCTGGACCATCGACGTGTCAGGCTGGCGCAACACAGAAACCCTGTCCAGCCTGGCCGGCCTGTTCGACGGCTGCGCCAAACTCACCAGCATCACCGGCCTGGACACCTGGACCACCACCAACGTCACCAGCATGGACTACATGTTCAGAAACTGTCCCAACCTCGCTGTCTTCGACCTCTCCAGCTTCGACATCAGCCATGTACTTTACATGAGGTCCATGTTCAAAGGCGACACCAACCTCAAGAGCCTGGACCTCAGCGGCTGGGACACAGGCCACCTCCCCAACTTCGGCGTCAGCAACCTGCTTCCCAGCGGCCTACGCATGCTCGCCCTCGGCCCCAACACCAGACTCCAAGACCAGGCCATCACTATCAGCGGCACCACCTGGCCCAACTCCTTCTACAGCGTCAACCAGAACATCAACTGGATGCAGACCGTCAGTTTTGATCTGGGCACCGCGGTGGTGGGCACAGTGGGCCTGACGCCGGCATTGGCCTCGAAGGCCGGCACCAACCCCGCCGGCTTTTACATCGACGAGAAGTACGTCGGTGCCGACCTGGTCGTCGACGCCAACGGCGGGGCCGGCTCCTACAGCCGGGAGTACAGCACCTGGGACACCGCCCAGACCGTCAGCGCGCCCGCCGCGAACAGGCTCACCGGTCACAAACCCCACGCCGTGTTCGCCGGATGGAATACCTGCCGCCAGGGCGGCACCACTGGAGGATGCGTCCAATACGCTCCCGGAGAGACGATCAAGGACCTCGGTCTGCGCGAGTACTTCCCCGAGCAGACCATCACCATCTACGCCCAATGGCGAACCCTCACCGCCCCTACAGGACTGCAGGCCAAATGCCACAAGAGCACGGGCGTGGACATCACCGGCACAAGCACGACCAGCGACACGGTATCCGCGTGTCTGACGGCTGGCGACTGTGTGGACGCCACCCGTGACGGCGCGGCCTGGGACGCCGGGTTCACGGCCAGCCGGTTCACCACCCGCTACCCCATCGGCTCCCCCTACCGGGTCACCGCGCGCACCAGCGCGCACGACGACACCACCAACACCACCGTCACCAGCCCCGACAGCGTCCTGCAGGGCACGCTGGACTACACGACCACCACACTCGCCACCGACGGCGGCACCGGCAACGTGCCCGCCATCCCGGCCGTGCTGACCGACTCGGACACCGACCAGGCCGACGTCACTCTGCCCAAACTCGCCCTCACGTCCGACGGCGGGCTCGCCTACGCGGGACACCTGCTCGCCGGCTGGCACCACCTCACCGGCAAGACCACACCCGAATACAATACCCCGGGAACCGTCAGCATCCCCACCACCGACGGCACCACCACCAACGGGCACACCTCCGTCACCCTGCACCCGGTGTGGGCCACGATCAGCACACCCGCGTTCACTACCGTGGGACGGCAGGCCGGCGACAACCGGATCGCCGCCACCGGCACCGCCCTGCCATGGACCAGCGCGGACACCATCAAAGTCTGCATCAAACCCACCGGCTCCCCCGGCACGCCCGACTGCCAGACCGCCACATGGACTCCGAGCAGCAGCGGCTGGAACGGAACCGACAGCCACACCTGGTCCTACACGTTCCCGCGCAGCACGACCCTCGACAAGGCGGGCGGCTACGACCTGACGGCCACACTGGTCACCAACGACGCCTGGCGCACCTCCACCACCACCGTCAACAGCCAGGACGCCACCGCCCCCAACACCCGCATCAGCGGCCTCTACACAAGCTCCCTGCCACTGACCGGCGGACAACCACAGAGGCTCGCCGCGTTCCTCGCCGCCGGGCTGGGCCTGGCCCTCCTCCTGCTCGCCGCCGCGAATTGGCTACGCCATCAACGCCAAGCCAAAGCCCGCCACAGCAGATAA
- a CDS encoding DUF6725 family protein produces MPLPQSIPTGARLTVRTLDGKDPQTGRQQFRDYIGHVRSWDGETLALTRDPAANGSRPAQNVVIPRDRIVALKPIPERKTHNPKSDTIRN; encoded by the coding sequence ATGCCACTGCCACAATCCATTCCTACCGGCGCGCGGCTGACGGTGCGCACGCTCGACGGCAAAGACCCGCAGACCGGCCGCCAACAGTTCCGCGACTACATCGGCCACGTCCGCTCATGGGACGGCGAAACCCTCGCCCTGACCCGCGACCCAGCCGCCAACGGCTCTCGCCCCGCACAGAACGTGGTTATCCCCCGCGACCGAATCGTCGCCCTCAAGCCGATTCCCGAGCGGAAAACCCACAATCCTAAATCAGACACTATCCGAAACTGA
- a CDS encoding tyrosine recombinase XerC: MEYQQQIDRFLDFLKANRGLADNTLKAYRSDLEECLGFLDGRGVKGLGDVTLEDLREWMANASREHARSSMARKTVAVRNFFAWADEHDVIATNPAATLMTPKIPQTLPTVLNESQAERLMDTVDADCKDPQVSESKAKSQINGDVASDIGQEKSSDDSPKRTVKDEALALRDAAMVELLYATGIRVAELTGLDIGDVAFDTHTVRVTGKGDKQRVVPFGAPAAHALEAWLGSNGRPVLVAKVGKRSAGLAGSVSEKRASAGFVGDSRKKRKSDKSSGAENALFLGARGKRIDQRIVREVVHEKAEEAGVPDIGPHALRHSAATHLLDGGADLREVQEMLGHSSLKTTQRYTHVSIEQLKSRYKQAFPRA, translated from the coding sequence ATGGAATATCAGCAGCAGATAGACCGGTTTCTTGACTTCCTTAAGGCCAACCGCGGGCTGGCGGACAACACGCTCAAGGCGTATCGCTCCGATTTGGAGGAATGTCTGGGATTTCTTGATGGACGTGGCGTAAAGGGCCTGGGCGACGTGACGTTGGAGGATTTGCGCGAGTGGATGGCCAATGCATCGCGGGAGCACGCACGCAGTTCCATGGCGCGCAAGACGGTGGCGGTGCGCAATTTTTTCGCTTGGGCCGACGAGCACGATGTCATCGCCACCAATCCTGCGGCGACGCTGATGACGCCGAAGATTCCCCAGACCTTGCCGACCGTGCTCAACGAATCTCAGGCCGAACGGCTGATGGATACCGTCGATGCGGATTGTAAGGATCCACAGGTTTCTGAAAGTAAAGCCAAAAGTCAGATTAACGGCGATGTAGCAAGTGACATTGGCCAAGAAAAATCTTCGGATGATTCACCAAAACGTACTGTCAAAGACGAGGCGTTGGCGTTGCGGGACGCGGCGATGGTGGAGCTACTCTATGCCACGGGCATCCGTGTGGCGGAGCTGACCGGGCTTGATATCGGTGATGTCGCATTTGACACGCACACCGTAAGAGTGACCGGCAAAGGCGACAAACAGCGCGTGGTGCCGTTTGGCGCTCCCGCTGCGCATGCGCTTGAGGCGTGGTTGGGTAGTAACGGCCGGCCTGTGCTTGTCGCCAAAGTGGGGAAACGGTCTGCTGGGCTTGCAGGAAGCGTTTCGGAGAAAAGAGCATCGGCTGGATTCGTGGGAGACAGCAGGAAAAAGCGAAAGTCGGACAAGTCAAGCGGTGCCGAGAATGCGCTCTTTCTCGGCGCTCGTGGCAAACGTATCGACCAGCGCATCGTGCGTGAGGTGGTGCATGAGAAGGCCGAGGAGGCGGGCGTGCCCGATATTGGCCCGCACGCTTTGCGGCACAGCGCGGCGACGCACCTGCTCGACGGCGGCGCGGACCTGCGCGAGGTGCAGGAGATGCTGGGCCATTCCTCGCTGAAAACCACCCAGCGCTATACGCATGTCTCCATCGAGCAACTCAAATCGCGTTATAAGCAGGCGTTCCCGCGGGCGTAG
- a CDS encoding exodeoxyribonuclease III, with amino-acid sequence MSITVTTSNLNGIRAAKRKGVLGWAEANTPDIWCMQEVRAPQEEIDPIFTAMAEGYEKAGKVSGASDLGRMDEVCRIKGRAGVGLLSDLKIEEQRYGLMDLSDDVDSGRWIEADVTTPSGMKLTVASVYVHAGNTDDPNKMEQKYRFLDRMLQRMGQLRDEAEKGGRQALLCGDMNIAHTPLDIKNAKANEKHSGFLPEERAYVDKWLDPEQYDFVDVMRHLAGDVQGPYTWWSQRGRAFDNNVGWRIDYQLATPGLAQKAVSFDIDRAPSYDTRWSDHAPLSVVYDV; translated from the coding sequence ATGAGCATAACTGTGACTACTTCGAATCTGAATGGCATCCGTGCGGCCAAACGCAAGGGTGTGCTTGGCTGGGCCGAGGCCAACACCCCCGACATCTGGTGCATGCAGGAGGTGCGCGCCCCGCAGGAGGAGATCGACCCGATTTTCACCGCGATGGCCGAAGGCTATGAAAAGGCCGGTAAGGTTTCCGGAGCCAGCGATCTTGGGCGGATGGACGAGGTCTGCCGCATCAAAGGGCGTGCCGGCGTCGGCTTGTTGAGCGACCTTAAGATCGAGGAACAGCGTTACGGATTGATGGATCTGAGCGATGACGTGGATTCTGGCCGCTGGATCGAAGCCGATGTCACCACGCCGAGCGGTATGAAGCTGACCGTCGCCAGCGTCTATGTACACGCCGGCAACACCGACGACCCGAACAAAATGGAGCAGAAATACCGCTTCCTCGACCGCATGCTTCAGCGCATGGGGCAACTGCGCGACGAAGCCGAAAAAGGTGGCCGGCAGGCGCTGCTGTGCGGCGACATGAACATCGCGCATACCCCGCTCGACATCAAGAACGCCAAGGCCAACGAGAAACATTCAGGCTTCCTGCCCGAGGAGCGCGCCTACGTCGACAAGTGGCTCGACCCGGAACAATACGATTTCGTCGATGTGATGCGTCATCTGGCCGGCGATGTGCAGGGGCCCTACACCTGGTGGAGCCAGCGCGGGCGGGCGTTCGACAACAACGTCGGCTGGAGAATCGACTATCAGCTGGCCACGCCTGGATTGGCGCAGAAGGCGGTGTCCTTCGACATCGACCGCGCACCCTCCTACGACACCCGTTGGTCCGACCACGCGCCGCTGAGCGTGGTGTATGACGTCTGA
- a CDS encoding DUF3710 domain-containing protein: protein MGLFGFGKKKRRDDDDETEAKANEAEAKDEDAVAQAEDDKATETSADADKDAGNDAVKDSGDEGSEAESDAESDADADDDEADERKVPDEPSEAYPDRGELYGPWDIDEEDAPDYDEYLDMGAYYLPFMPGIELRVKANRASGQVLGCTVSYKASSLEIEALAAPKTLSLWDGVSEDLLAANPKASQQPGIFGTEIKLPVTVKGSKTLVTRIVGVDGPRWMLRGIFSGRAATHPESPETKALNQFFSDIVVDRGEEPLAPRDLIPMHAPVSPEERRKADEAAAAAAEKDGKGHKIPKRIKGPFVADQQTEVQTTISRGPMFSELR, encoded by the coding sequence ATGGGATTGTTCGGATTCGGCAAAAAGAAGCGCCGCGACGACGATGATGAGACCGAAGCCAAGGCCAATGAGGCCGAGGCGAAGGATGAGGATGCGGTTGCGCAGGCTGAGGACGACAAGGCCACCGAGACCAGTGCGGATGCGGATAAGGACGCCGGAAACGACGCGGTGAAGGATTCCGGGGACGAGGGATCTGAAGCGGAATCGGACGCGGAGTCTGATGCTGACGCCGACGATGACGAGGCGGACGAACGCAAGGTTCCCGATGAGCCGAGCGAGGCTTACCCGGATCGCGGCGAACTTTACGGGCCGTGGGACATCGATGAGGAGGACGCGCCCGACTACGACGAGTACCTCGACATGGGTGCCTACTATCTGCCGTTCATGCCGGGCATCGAGCTTCGTGTGAAAGCCAACCGTGCTAGTGGCCAGGTGCTTGGTTGCACCGTGTCCTACAAGGCTTCCAGTCTGGAGATCGAAGCGCTCGCGGCGCCCAAGACCTTGAGCCTCTGGGACGGGGTGAGCGAGGATCTGCTCGCGGCCAATCCCAAGGCCAGCCAGCAGCCGGGTATTTTCGGCACGGAGATCAAGCTGCCGGTTACCGTCAAGGGCAGTAAGACGCTGGTCACCCGCATCGTCGGCGTTGACGGCCCGCGCTGGATGCTTCGCGGCATTTTCTCCGGCCGCGCCGCCACGCATCCGGAAAGCCCGGAGACCAAGGCGCTGAACCAGTTCTTCTCCGACATCGTGGTCGATCGCGGTGAGGAGCCGCTGGCGCCGCGCGATTTGATCCCGATGCACGCGCCGGTCTCGCCGGAAGAGCGTCGCAAGGCCGATGAGGCCGCCGCGGCCGCCGCCGAAAAGGACGGCAAGGGCCACAAGATTCCCAAGCGCATCAAGGGCCCGTTCGTCGCCGACCAGCAGACCGAGGTGCAGACCACGATCTCGCGTGGCCCGATGTTCTCGGAACTGCGCTGA
- a CDS encoding TRAM domain-containing protein, with product MQATVRIERYADQGRCVAHIDGRVVFVRFALPGELDTIELDEPHERDDRFWTGEVVNVVEPSEDRVEPLWPLAGPLAQGGGVGGADLIHVSLAGQLKWKSAVITDQMRRMGHLDIDAVPVARMDGDVEEKGLHWRTRIELIADEEGRVSMRRRASHTRVRIDTMPLATRALLAVARDQKLWDEEFEPGAKIRVAVPEPRDIHTSRVPNKALLEAIGDNFAITVDGHLRRGTKRLKEVVDVDGKRYKYGVEADGFWQVHRMAPPTLVKYVMRLVSQELSGVQSATLWDLFSGSGLFTVPLAKTFAHTKMLSVEGGRMAVRNAERNLHIAKDANVTVMQGDVSHCLRNVPEELANPNVVVLDPPRAGAKAQVCRQLADAGTRSIIYIACDPTSLARDTATLTKLGYGLKSIQAFDIYPMTHHVETVALFAREGQ from the coding sequence ATGCAAGCCACAGTACGTATCGAACGTTACGCCGACCAAGGGCGTTGCGTCGCCCATATCGACGGACGGGTGGTGTTCGTGCGTTTCGCACTGCCCGGCGAACTGGACACCATCGAGCTGGACGAGCCGCACGAGCGCGACGACCGTTTCTGGACCGGCGAAGTCGTCAACGTGGTCGAGCCCTCCGAGGACCGCGTCGAGCCGCTTTGGCCGTTGGCGGGACCTCTCGCGCAGGGCGGGGGAGTCGGCGGCGCCGATCTGATCCATGTCTCGCTTGCGGGCCAGCTCAAATGGAAGTCAGCGGTCATCACCGACCAGATGCGGCGTATGGGTCATCTTGACATCGACGCCGTGCCGGTGGCGCGTATGGATGGTGACGTCGAGGAGAAGGGCCTGCACTGGCGCACTCGCATCGAATTGATCGCCGACGAGGAAGGCCGCGTCTCCATGCGCCGCCGCGCCTCGCATACCCGCGTGCGCATCGACACCATGCCGTTGGCCACCCGCGCGCTCCTTGCCGTCGCCCGGGACCAGAAGCTTTGGGACGAAGAGTTCGAACCGGGTGCCAAGATCCGCGTCGCGGTGCCGGAGCCGCGCGATATCCATACCTCCAGGGTCCCCAACAAGGCTTTGCTTGAGGCCATCGGCGACAACTTCGCCATCACCGTTGACGGCCACTTGCGCCGCGGAACGAAGCGGCTCAAGGAAGTCGTGGACGTGGACGGCAAACGCTACAAATATGGCGTGGAGGCCGACGGGTTCTGGCAGGTGCACCGCATGGCCCCGCCGACACTTGTCAAGTACGTGATGCGCCTGGTCAGCCAGGAGCTTTCCGGTGTGCAATCCGCCACGCTCTGGGACCTCTTCTCCGGTTCCGGCCTCTTCACCGTGCCGCTGGCCAAGACCTTCGCCCATACGAAGATGCTGTCCGTCGAAGGCGGGCGCATGGCCGTGCGCAATGCCGAACGCAACCTGCATATAGCCAAGGACGCCAACGTCACCGTGATGCAGGGCGACGTCTCGCACTGCCTGCGCAACGTGCCCGAGGAACTGGCCAACCCCAACGTCGTCGTGCTCGACCCGCCGCGCGCCGGAGCCAAGGCACAGGTCTGCCGCCAGCTCGCCGACGCGGGTACACGCTCCATCATTTACATCGCCTGCGACCCGACCAGCCTCGCCCGCGACACGGCCACGCTCACCAAGCTGGGCTATGGCCTCAAATCGATTCAGGCGTTCGATATCTATCCGATGACCCACCACGTCGAGACCGTGGCGCTGTTCGCGCGCGAAGGCCAGTAA